In Chrysoperla carnea chromosome 2, inChrCarn1.1, whole genome shotgun sequence, the following proteins share a genomic window:
- the LOC123292699 gene encoding myosin-13-like: MERPQTASDNLSIKSGIPIISKGKNASNTNSEPSCRSAIPRLQTRMIQQFEQTKQNNLRSKSFDERTASRRFEMMTNGKSQLKKQVSNTNLEDHFARAKRSGGAVSRGSSLPRYALDAHRRPTSTSKSTPNATSASPSETCIRLTQLDLRTTTATSIVQRKKNLRTPQVVSHSAFIAKKKKLEQLKTELQAKQKQVMEAYSSILETKKLIEQKTGKTVEVENFDLMKIEKETEREKPQIDNDFVQQMEQKLSQIPVAYQAVCESLLENRSDIIHWLSMQHACKNHVVSKQLDLYKKETDKYRQLVLECDTAQQTIIYELLESWKALWVWKETCINDRFTELETENRNVKDMVNNLTSELDKFRSAKADLEKKLIEAESNLVIMRKKIEEKEKDLENMENKTKYIEKQTICNYEAKLKLRKQKQKEMESKIKTLEQKVESLNTINRKMDEELKNKGTSFDSKTKELVKSSKLNEALVAKLEKERIGLDMRIKDLQQLLDSRELEYENNLKEYKSSIQTFESKIITMQKEIDTYEKKYSDVRNELVKLQMKCHQDNEIMKKRKFATEPGGPGINTQTEMDMWTELQATRVALKAAEEKLQRNNEERERFLQTIEKAVSEKDQLSSEGWTAKLVLKDEEIEGLKHQIEKLSDTIVYSRDLAAKQEKKISDLKKALDSLVTNEAAAAAAAATTAASTNKKETDQNSLEMKAKWEKEHKKTHELEDKLRECEAKMGQMHAKIKDLEKTLKVRDGLIGILKSKKDMTLTKHDELQMYVNDLLLQYNELNTKYEAKSTKIDDLRTSIECKTMQIERLEKTVKSMEDLCQETNKTNLELQERIKFYQKQFEEYQMSVARPAADMQGTVGIFYKPTEGNSYILASPPPV; this comes from the exons ATGGAGCGTCCACAAACAGCAAGTGataatttaagtattaaaagTGGTATACCTATAATATCAAAaggaaaaaatgcttcaaacacaaATTCAGAACCATCTTGTCGTTCAGCCATACCACGATTACAAACGCGAATGATACAACAG tttGAGCAAACGAAGCAAAACAATTTACGTTCAAAAAGCTTTGATGag AGAACTGCATCTAGAAGATTTGAAATGATGACAAATGGTAAgagtcaattaaaaaaacaagtttcgAATACCAATTTAGAAGACCATTTTGCAAGAGCAAAACGTTCTGGAGGTGCTGTTTCACGAGGATCAAGTCTACCAAGATATGCTTTAG ATGCGCATAGACGACCAACTTCCACTAGCAAAAGTACTCCAAACGCTACATCTGCTTCTCCAAGTGAAACATGCATTCGACTAACGCAGCTCGACTTACGCACAACAAC tgctACGTCCATAGTAcagaggaaaaaaaatttacgtacTCCTCAAGTAGTTTCTCACTCAGCTTTCattgcaaaaaagaaaaaattggaaCAACTTAAAACTGAGTTGCAGGCAAAACAG AAACAAGTTATGGAAGCTTATTCAAGTATCTTAGAGACTAAGAaattaattgaacaaaaaactggaaaaacagTTGAAGTGGAAAACTttgatttaatgaaaattgaaaaagaaactgAAAGAGAAAAACctcaaattg ataatgaTTTCGTTCAACAAATGGAACAAAAGTTATCGCAAATTCCTGTCGCGTATCAAGCGGTATGTGAAAGTCTTTTAGAAAACAGATCAGATATAATTCATTGGCTTTCAATGCAACACGCCTGTAAGAATCACGTTGTTTCCAAACAACTCGATTTATATAAGAAAGAAACCGATAAATATCGACAATTAGTCTTAGAATGTGATACAGCACAACAAACAATTATATATGAATTGCTTGAAAGTTGGAAAGCTTTATGGGTATGGAAAGAAACTTGTATAAATGATCGATTTACAGAATTAGAAACCGAAAATCGTAACGTAAAAGATATGGTTAATAATTTAACATCTGAGTTGGACAAATTTCGATCTGCTAAAGccgatttagaaaaaaaactaattgaagCTGAAAGTAATTTAGtaattatgagaaaaaaaattgag GAAAAAGAAAAAGACTtagaaaatatggaaaataaaactaaatatattgaaaaacaaaccaTATGCAATTATGAAGCTAAATTGAAATTgcgaaaacaaaaacaaaaagaaatggagtcaaaaattaaaactcttgAACAAAAAGTAGAatctttaaatacaattaacag aaaaatggaTGAAGAGCTTAAGAATAAAGGTACTTCATTTGATAGTAAAACGAAAGAACTAGTTAAATCTTCAAAGTTAAATGAAGCATTAGTAGCTAAATTGGAGAAAGAACGAATTGGTCTTGATATGAG gaTAAAAGATTTGCAACAATTACTTGATTCTCGTGAATTAgagtatgaaaataatttaaaagaatataaaagttCCATACAAacatttgaaagtaaaattataacaatgcaGAAGGAAATCGATACCTACGAGAAAAAATATTCTGATGTACGTAACGAATTAGTTAAATTGCAAATGAAATGTCATCAGgataatgaaataatgaaaaaaagaaaattcgctACTGAACCTGgtg GACCAGGTATTAATACTCAAACTGAAATGGATATGTGGACAGAATTACAGGCAACAAGAGTAGCACTAAAAGCAGCTGAAGAGAAACTTCAACGTAATAATGAAGAGAGAGAAAGATTTTTACAAACTATTGAAAAAGCAGTTTCa GAAAAAGATCAACTATCGAGCGAAGGGTGGACAGCTAAATTGGTTttaaaagatgaagaaattgAAGGTTTAAAACATCAAATAGAAAAACTTTCAGATACGATTGTATACAG TCGAGATTTAGCGgccaaacaagaaaaaaaaatttccgatttgaAAAAAGCATTAGATTCCTTAGTGACCAATGAAGCTGCTGCTGCTGCCGCCGCTGCCACTACAGCTGCAAGTacgaataaaaaagaaacagatcaaaat tcATTGGAAATGAAAGCGAAATGGGAAAAAGAACATAAAAAGACACACGAATTGGAAGACAAGCTACGTGAATGTGAAGCTAAAATGGGACAAATGCATgctaaaattaaagatttggAAAAAACGCTAAAAGTACGTGATGGTTTAATTGGAATTCTGAAATCGAAAAAAGATATGACACTGACTAAACATGATGAGTTGCAAATGTATGTTAATGATCTATTACTTCAATATAATgag ttaaatacaaaatatgaagCGAAATCTACCAAAATTGATGATTTACGTACTTCAATTGAATGTAAAACAATGCAAATTGAACGTTTAGAAAAAACAGTAAAATCAATGGAAGATCTATGCCAAGAAACGAATAAAACAAACTTAGAATTGCaagaaagaattaaattttatcaaaaacaatttgaagAATATCAAATGAGTGTTGCACGTCCAGCCGCGGATATGCAAG gGACAGTTggaattttttacaaaccaaCCGAAGGGAATTCTTACATTCTTGCATCACCACCacctgtataa
- the LOC123293159 gene encoding splicing factor YJU2-like, with translation MSERKVLNKYYPPDFDPSKIPRMKLPRNRQYTVRLMAPFNMRCKTCGEYIYKGKKFNARKEDVENEDYLGIRIYRFYIKCTRCLQEISFKTDPKNTDYEIEAGATRNFMALKLAEEQAQKEEDELKDEEANNPMKLLENRTEQSKNEIELLESLEELKDLNRRHQNIDYDSMLQQYDTRETAREREERLQKMDEEFIKSIKFSNSNKRKLVVEEEIIEDMPEPLSKEIKSLSKENDSDMQKNIDKPKVENKLSNWSFKSIGGLSSKKVLNSGLVKIKKVDNTINKASTSEQSINDDNTSSQHKDVDSSIQLQPKITTTNHGGGLSLVGDYSSSDDNDSS, from the exons atgtcagAAAGAAAAGtattaaat AAATACTATCCTCCGGATTTTGATCCATCGAAAATACCGCGTATGAAATTACCTCGTAATCGACAATATACTGTACGATTAATGGCTCCATTTAATATGCGTTGCAAAACTTGTGGCGAATATATTTACAAGGGTAAAAAATTCAATGCTCGTAAAGAAGACGTAGAAAACGAGGATTATTTAGGAATACGAATTTATAGGTTTTATATCAAATGTACTagatgtttacaagaaatatCCTTTAAAACTGATCCAAAAAATACTGATTATGAAATAGAGGCTGGTGCGACGAGAAATTTTATGGCATTGAAACTAGCTGAAGAGCAAGCTCAAAAAGAAGAAGATGAATTAAAAGATGAAGAAGCAAATAATCCAATGAAGCTTTTAGAAAATCGTACTgaacaatctaaaaatgaaattgaattattagAATCACTAGAagaattaaaagatttaaatcgAAGGcatcaaaatattgattatgaTTCTATGTTGCAGCAATATGATACCCGAGAAACAGCCCGAGAGCGTGAGGAAAGATTACAAAAAATGGATGAAGAATTTATAAA aagtattaaattttctaattcaaataaacGAAAATTGGTTGTAGAAGAAGAAATTATTGAAGATATGCCAGAACCTTTATCTAAAGAAATAAAATCGTTATCCAAAGAGAATGATTCTgatatgcaaaaaaatattgacaaacctaaggttgaaaataaattgtctaATTGGTCTTTTAAAAGTATTGGTGGATTATcatctaaaaaagttttaaactctGGActggtgaaaataaaaaaagtagataACACTATAAATAAAGCATCAACTTCCGAACAGTCAATCAACGACGATAATACATCTTCGCAACACAAAGACGTAGATAGTTCGATTCAATTACAACCTAAAATAACTACGACGAATCATGGAGGTGGTTTATCATTAGTAGGGGATTATAGCAGTAGTGATGATAATGATTCTTCatag
- the LOC123291964 gene encoding speckle targeted PIP5K1A-regulated poly(A) polymerase-like — MNINPNQTKIKSPYKPGTATKPLIIIRGYRQPVNRKAIQEYLESFGGLDQIIFHNSHITIQFATDNFHETFRKNKLRFENKSLSIKIIKPNNQKKAKRIKVLKNKNVKLKDTNFKPKDKNIQPKNKNENTPAKNLERSMNIINPLQLINEITKLRTADEQLMHLMKEIQLPYQEVETNHLSLCQYLESALSNYVFVTRGCRAMPFGSTITGLAFKWAELDVFIQNINIPDNATNDSGTIAQYITQSKIALQRTGSLYSIQEKQSKYLNTQYIRCTHESTKIICNIYFKNALGVCNSNLVYFLLNSDVRLRPMMMVIKYWAKINDIAGPKKISNYALVMLLIFYLQQNPKPILPNISMLQDPFFEKIINGWNAGYNNKFNFQTLNDYSIPYLLHGFFEFYSTYDFLTQVLSPFTGTSISKTMFHNANELDNILWLYKKNFLSNHCTKLEVDYLMCIQDPFEHNHNLTKPVNLTTIKVFQQCCTSAALICRKAIDSQSIISLLPQLLKVTNCKYEITILPTSSLNQNIDLMDIAERNNWYGRVNEILLIILKKVMKFDIRLAKHDQTTDIHDNIVESFNISCIGYFEIHHNRSKVSKKIGTSVGLKHEIAISDYIVENFNKSRLLNKKPILEMDILFIACRNPTRIVLELRNRQDELKNCFSIYEHYLQKWLPIWIDKYLQEKAEDILAASTSSRCK, encoded by the exons ATGAATATTAATCCAAACCAAACCAAAATCAAATCACCTTACAAGCCGGGAACTGCAACGAAGCCTCTTATAATAATCAGgg gatATCGTCAACCGGTAAACCGAAAAGCCATTCAAGAATATTTAGAATCATTTGGAGGATTAGATcagattatttttcataattcacaTATAACAATACAATTTGCAACagataattttcatgaaacattTCGAAAGAATAAATTACGCTTTGAAAATAAATCtctatctataaaaattattaaaccaaataatcaaaaaaaggcAAAACGTATAAAGgtgctaaaaaacaaaaatgtaaaactaaaagatacaaattttaaaccaaaagataaaaacattcagccaaaaaataaaaatgaaaatactccAGCCAAAAATCTAGAAAGATCAATGAATATCATCAATCCATTAcaattgataaatgaaataactAAATTAAGGACGGCGGACGAGCAATTAATGCATTTAATGAAAGAAATACAGCTTCCTTATCAAGAAGTTGAAACAAATCATTTGTCACTTTGTCAATATTTAGAATCTGCTTTAAGTAATTATGTATTTGTAACGAGAGGATGTCGTGCGATGCCCTTTGGATCAACTATCACAGGATTAGCTTTTAAATGGGCTGAGTTAGATGTATTCATTCAAAATATCAACATACCCGATAATGCAACAAACGACTCAGGAACAATAGCACAGTATATAACTCAATCCAAAATAGCCTTACAACGTACAGGCTCGTTATATAGTATTCAAgagaaacaatcaaaatatttaaacacgCAATATATAAGATGTACTCATGAATCAACCAAAatcatttgtaatatttattttaaaaatgcgtTAGGCGTTTGTAATAGCAATTTagtctattttttattaaatagtgaTGTTCGATTACGACCAATGATGATGGTCATTAAATATTGGGCGAAAATTAATGATATTGCTGGACccaagaaaatatcaaattatgcgTTAGTAATgttactaatattttatttacaacagaATCCAAAACCAATATTACCAAATATTTCGATGCTACAAGatccatttttcgaaaaaattattaatggatGGAATGCTggctataataataaatttaattttcagacattaaatgattattcgataccttatttattacatggtttttttgaattttatagcaCCTATGACTTTTTAACTCAAGTTTTATCACCATTCACGGGTACGAGCATTTCTAAAACAATGTTTCATAATGCTAATGAATTAGATAATATTCTGtggttatacaaaaaaaattttttgagtaatcattGTACTAAATTGGAGGTAGATTATCTTATGTGTATACAAGACCCATTTGAGCATAATCACAACTTAACAAAACCTGTAAATTTGACAACAATCAAAGTTTTTCAACAATGTTGTACATCGGCTGCTCTCATCTGCCGAAAAGCAATCGATTCACAatcaataataagtttattaccACAGCTATTGAAAGTTACAAATTGCAAATATGAAATAACTATATTACCTACTTCttcattaaatcaaaatattgatttaatggATATTGCTGAAAGAAACAATTGGTACGGGCGGGTAAACGAAAttcttttgataatattaaaaaaagtcatgAAATTTGACATAAGATTAGCAAAACATGATCAAACCACAGATATACATGACAATATTGTTGAATCATTTAACATCTCATGCATAGGGTACTTCGAAATACATCATAACCgttcaaaagtttcaaaaaaaattggtacATCGGTGGGTTTAAAACATGAAATTGCAATTTCTGATtatatagttgaaaattttaataaatcacgccttttaaataaaaagccaaTATTGGaaatggatattttatttatcgcaTGTCGTAATCCAACCAGAATTGTTTTAGAACTTAGGAATCGACaggatgaattaaaaaattgcttCTCAATATACGAACACTATTTACAAAAATGGTTGCCTATATGGATAGATAAATATTTGCAAGAAAAAGCCGAGGATATTTTAGCTGCAAGTACATCTTCAAGGTGCAAATGA